aaatacaaaaagtttaaaaaggtaCGAATTTAGAAAATAATGATCACAACAGTCTTATTGCAAATACAAATTATCtatcagataatcaataaacacaactaaataaaaaaaaacacacaaaaaaacgaaCAAGAGAATCATAAATGCCCTACGTCTGACATTGAGTATTTGCTCTTGagtatgtttatatattatgtcACACACCGTTTCATAGATACAAACATTTTGTATTCAGAAAACATGAAACAGGTCAGTCATGGAAGTCTCTTTATCATACACAACCGTACAACCTAAACTGATCAATACAAAAATATCacttaaggtagctctgcacgtttgataagtTGATAACCCAGAAAGGCATACAGTGTATCATTACGTAGACTTAAACATGGATTCAACAAGCGGAAGAAAAGTTCATTTCTTGAATGTGAAATCCGagatcaaaaaatgaaaacaattctgtattcctatagaaaaaaaaattgaaaaaatcaaaaatgcTAAATAGATAAGAAAGTACATCACGGACATATACATTCTTTTTCATCATATTTAAGACAGTAGCATATATTAACGACTGAGGTTCCTATTACGATAACTTTCTGTCAGATTAAAACATTCTATCCAGCGAGAAAAAGAAATAACATGATCCTTCCGCTTTACATGTAccaaaatttgagattttttttttttgattttttttttaaaattcgaggtttacaaaaaatttaaattgtattaaaatgaatccggacgtgcaaaactaccttaagcACCATGCGGGAAAGAGATTCTAATCCTTCTTGTGAGATTTCATGTGCCGGCTTAGATTCCGTCGGTATCTGTAGACCCGTCCACATTCCTCACATCTATGGTTCTTCTTCCCGCTATGGCTGTCTAAATGTTCTTGAAGATCAGTTTTTCCGGCAACTGTTACAccacaaatatcacatttcaaaccaattttcTTCTCGCGCTTCTTATGGCGGGTCAGGTCGGCATTTGTAGGAAATGCCTTGTGGCACTCCACACAAACAAATGTGCGTACTTCATCATGCTTTGTAcatctgaaatgaaatttatattatcGTTATTAACAGCGACACGTGCGAATGCCACTTAAAAGTGGAActagttttaatattttcaatgaaaatgtaaaattccctttcattttatgttcaaaagttgaaatccacgaattcatgtccccacgaaactaccgttttgaccaaaaccacgaaatttcatgcccaagaaattaaattaatttacagTATATCTTTGAGACACAAGCCGTAGTTGAAATACATTATAGTAGAAACAACATCACATCTCGTTATGTGTGTTTATTTGCCCTGGAAAAGCGTCTTTATACAACATTTATTGATATAAACGACAGTGGTTTAAAGTTTGAGCAGTGAGTACAATGCCCAACACAAGAATATTGCGCCAAAGACACGGGACATAATACCcacattgtcacattttactgtcACTGGATTGACCACTCTCAATGCTGAGCGCACAAGTGATGAAGCTACTAGTAACATATATTTGTTTGGTATGACTCATCCAGGGTGCTCTACCTCTTGGCTACTTCTGATTTATTTcctaaaaatcttcatttttcagTAAGATAAAACCGTAGTTCGGTAAACAACAAAGCGtggcggacggaaggacggaccgACCCTGTACATGCAGATGGGGTGATACAAATCTAATATATACTGATAAATAAGAGCATAATATTTCAATCAagtaccccagtcacacatacggcgcggaaagctacatCTAGCCACAGAttgaaacgtagttatccgtacctgagacgtaccttaaagtagtaatttgtatcaatccgtaccagtctgtacggctcaggtacggataatacgtttctatccgtagctagacgtacctatccgcgccgtatgtgtgactgggataTAATAACCGATGTTTTACCGGGATTTTCTGACGTGAAAGGGAAAAGCGTACACAATGAAATAGGacacatttgaaaataatatgaatgtccaacttttacaaaaaaaaacaaatattgctGTACATACATTAAATGCAGTCAATAGTGCGTGACATGTTCATTACACTCACACATTCCAATAAAATCAATTAGTACAGTTTGATACATATTTCTATGGAACTAATTCAATGCCATACTgacatattttatttagaaatgacAGCTCTGTTTGATAGCAATCAACACTTACTGAGAGATAAGAAGTAGAACTGACCTGTGACGTGTTAAGTTAGACTTGCTGTGAAACACTTTCTCACAGCACTGGTAACGGCCAAGTCCAGTGTGAACTGCTTCATGCTGTCGAAGCGCTGATTTGTTTGACAATACCTTTCCGCAGAATCTGCAGACTTGAGCAGAATTCTGGTCCATTTCTTTTCCTGAAAAATATGAATCTACAATAATTACAAAGTAAGTGGGAAATAAgagttttatttgttcattttttgctGCATTAATCTGTCGCATATTTTTGCAATAACCTATAGAACGACAGCCAAGTTGCATTAAACAACACAAGCAATGTTAAAACATTTCTGCTTATAAAGATTGCCTAGAAACcataaagaaagaaaagaaaagcataaATATCAAAGTGCTACCATGGGCAGGCTTACACAGAGAGTGTAGATATTGACTCAGTGCACAATTTATCAGACTTTTGTTCcacaaaatgtgaataaatgGTCAATAAggtgaaacaaagaaggaaaaagatTTCTCTTTCTAAATGCGAGTCAGCTCTGTAGTATTTTACCCGTTCTCCACTATAGTTCAGGTGAAATTTTACTTTACTATATCAGTAGTAGGTCTATATCGCTGGGACTAAAAAAATGTAACTCATTTGGTGGCTTTCGCACTTCGATAGGAGAATTTGCTTGTAAATTATTTCCAACACAAATAAAaatgtggatgttctccaacaaagtcgcaagtgtggatgttctcattttaataatgtttcttgttttgaatgaaatatcGTCCGATATCCttgaaaacagcaaaataaaacaatggttgagtattatgttagTCGCTGATATTTATTGAGCGTCAAATATGTCTTCATTTCGCaaaaatacggtcaaaactcactttcttagacaaaagtgttgAAAAGCTCATGCCCTCTCAGCCAACTGTTCGCGATTTGGGgaaaaaaccaagctatacgtacagcATGGAACACTACCGCTAAATAGTATGCTCcgggccgggtacggtgctctttatctggagtcgaaagctgcagtaataaaaaagttacaagacctttcttacctgaatcgacgtaaattctGGTGTGGACAGCTCATTTGCGttgggttttgatgacgttgcatttttggtttccccaccgtgatcCTTGCTATGTGCATGCTTTCCCTGTTTTAAATTTGTAGTAGTGGTCATCACATGAAAAAATTAGTTGCTGAAAAGCCTGAAGGTGACTTTGAAGGGATCATGAAAAGCAGCAGAGAAAGCTTTTTAAGTGAACTCATACAGGCAGTTACTCATCGTTTTGAAGGAGATCTTCATTTGTTCAGGGAGAGCtctttcatgaatttcaataattTGCCACCACAATTAACTGAAGAAATAGGTATTATTGACAGTTAGATCAGTAACAGATTAATTATAAAACAGCAATATATGTCAAACtatatgtaaataattaattataatattttatcaatttatcaagaatgaacattttcattaaaatataaagtTGGTGTAGACCATTTTAGTATTAAGTCTTACAGTTGTATTTGTTCAGTACTATACTTTTTACCTAGGGattaattcattcattttcatttcaaaagcATGTTTTTGATTGAACTCTGCTACTTCAGTTGATTTTGGAGACAGTGCTATTGCTGACAGTGTTAAAGTCAGTGAACCTGCATTGAAGAGAGCAGTTCCAGACATAGATGTTGAAGCCATAGAACCCGAGTGGTCAAGACTGAAAACAGAGGTGTATAACAGGTACTTAGATATGCTCCAAGCTTTTATTTCAACTTTAAAACGATATCACTTGACTTCTGCCATTTGTAAAAATTGatctttaaaatttcaattcTTCATGAAAACAGTACAGAGTACGTAATTCTTTAACTTATTTTCCAGTAAGAAAAAAATCCAGTCTTTGACTTGGTCTCAACTGTATGATACAATGAGCTCGAAGTATTCAAATCTGCTTACATTGGTCACATTTGCTGTGCCTGCCATCCAGCTCTGCTGATGCAGAAAGAGGATTTTCAAGGTAAATATATAAGTTAACAGACATGTAAttgatattaaattttgatagaaGCTAAATAAAATGTGTGTTCATTCAATCATACATTCTATCTATAAAAAATGGACCTTGCAGCAATTTGCTAAATTTCAGGATGAAGATGGTAAAAAATGATTGGAGATCACGCCTTGGGGACCGCCGATTAAGTGAACTGATGATTATAAATGCAGTTTCCCAAAGTGTATCAGAGTATAACCCAGAGCAGGCAATACGTCACTGGAACTCTAATGGTACGAAGAAACGGCGCCCATTCTTTAATGATGAGAAAAAGGTTAAGCTCTGATTTATACAATTTTTTATTACATGCTTATATTTAAATATCCATACAATCACATCAAATATCTGTTTTGTAAAAGGATTTGATTTCTAAGAATGCCTTAACATTTCATCTACACAGCAGGATGTAAAGTCATACAGTCATATAGCAATGCAGGGTTATGtcttatttactttttaaagtgTTTAACATATTAAAGTTTAACATTTTAGCCTGTCAGTGTAGATGAACCTCTTCATGCTGATGTGACCAACACTGAAGATGACCTTCCTGTTCCAGACGATGACATATTCATCATGGCTGAGAACATGGAGGCCAGTGCAAACAgtgatcatgatgatgatgatgaaagttCAGATGATTCAGATCCTGAATTatataaagacattttacaaatgcAAAATAAGGCATACAAGATGATGTTAGATTTGATGTAAAACAACAACTcaataaatgatattaaaaaccTGTTGCGATTGTtgttatatatcatattatgaggGATCCCAAAGCCTGAGGAGGACCCCAAATTTAAAAAGTAGAGATTCCTTTGGGAAACTTGTTCAAATAAGTTAGTGTCTAACCCTGTGGATGTCACTAATTTACGGGTGAAGTATAAGCGGGAGTCCAGGGCCAGGGCTCAGGCTGCATTGGTGAGCCAGGCCCAACCACGTCAGCCGCACATGTCCAGGCGCAGCCAGGTGCCAGCAACTATCAGACCGTTGGGGACGTACAATTAGCATCAGCCATTGCCGTACAACAGAACCAGCGGTGTCCCGATGGCTTCCTTCATAACTGGTAGCGCCAGTACCAGCAGCAGGCAGATACTCAACAGACAGACCAGCCGCAGCGCTCAAGCAGCGCTCCTATGGAattcttttctctttaaatgCATTGTTAATAAATGTGTCATCTTGCTATGAGTTTAAGTCATGACTGATGGTTTATGACGGGGTGTGAGTTGGTTTTACGCCTGGCACtaatttcacgaaaatacttaaGTATTTTACTCAACTGAGTCTGTTATTTTCAAATGTATATATGAATgcataattcaacatttttttttaatttcacatttaACAGAACataaacttaa
The sequence above is a segment of the Mercenaria mercenaria strain notata chromosome 3, MADL_Memer_1, whole genome shotgun sequence genome. Coding sequences within it:
- the LOC123541016 gene encoding zinc finger protein 70-like produces the protein MDQNSAQVCRFCGKVLSNKSALRQHEAVHTGLGRYQCCEKVFHSKSNLTRHRCTKHDEVRTFVCVECHKAFPTNADLTRHKKREKKIGLKCDICGVTVAGKTDLQEHLDSHSGKKNHRCEECGRVYRYRRNLSRHMKSHKKD